The following coding sequences lie in one Rickettsiella endosymbiont of Rhagonycha lignosa genomic window:
- a CDS encoding YfgM family protein produces the protein MNELIAIEQAENLKKWCREYGVGILIGIIFAVFISWGWNYWRQEKENNLLLASMQYERLVASIATGEKISILNSLADGLLKNYPYTPYASLAALQLAKLAVNENNLIEAANRLVSIIDHGHDQALQSIARLRLARILLNQNQAKEALNLLSKNEDKAYIPIFLEERGDILNNLGHRKEALQSYLASEQAFGNIIEQPLLEMKINNLAYA, from the coding sequence ATGAATGAATTAATCGCAATAGAACAAGCTGAAAATTTAAAAAAATGGTGCCGTGAATATGGTGTCGGAATTTTAATTGGTATTATTTTTGCTGTTTTTATTAGTTGGGGCTGGAATTATTGGCGTCAAGAAAAAGAAAATAATTTACTTCTAGCATCAATGCAGTATGAACGTTTAGTGGCATCAATAGCAACGGGTGAAAAAATTTCTATTCTCAATAGTTTAGCAGATGGATTGTTAAAGAATTATCCATATACTCCTTATGCATCTTTAGCGGCTTTACAATTAGCTAAATTAGCAGTTAATGAAAATAATTTAATTGAGGCTGCGAATAGATTAGTTTCGATTATTGATCATGGTCATGATCAAGCTTTACAATCTATCGCACGGTTACGTTTAGCGCGAATTTTATTAAATCAAAATCAAGCAAAAGAAGCGTTGAATTTACTATCTAAAAATGAAGATAAGGCTTATATTCCGATTTTTTTGGAGGAAAGGGGAGACATTCTTAATAATTTAGGCCATCGCAAAGAAGCACTGCAAAGTTATTTAGCTTCTGAACAAGCTTTTGGAAATATTATTGAGCAACCTCTGTTAGAAATGAAAATTAATAATTTGGCTTACGCTTGA
- the guaB gene encoding IMP dehydrogenase, with the protein MKTIQEGLTFDDILLLPNHSVVLPKDVSLETQLTSKINLKIPLISAAMDTVTEAKLAIALAQEGGLGIIHKNMTIEAQTQQIRKVKNFENGMVRNPITVAPETTLRELLKLMATYSISGIPVIEKDRLVGIVTHRDIRFEASLDQPASQVMTPKERLITAKEQATSEEIIDLLHRHRLEKILIVDNQFRCRGLMTAKDLQKTKEKPFATKDQRGQLCVGAAVGIGASAKKRAISLIETGVDILCVDTAHGHAQSVIDMIKWLKDEYPDVSLIAGNIATAEAAQALATAGADAIKVGVGPGSICTTRIVTGVGVPQITAIMNVSAALKGKPVTIIADGGIRYSGDLCKALAAGAHAVMIGSLFAGTEEAPGEIELYQSQPYKAYRGMGSLGAMQQGSSDRYFQDTLESNKLVPEGIEGRIPYKGPLQTVIHHLLGGVRAGMGYTGSVDLADLHKKAQFIKLTAAGIRESHVHNVAITKEAPNYYRED; encoded by the coding sequence ATGAAAACGATTCAAGAAGGGTTAACGTTTGACGATATACTATTGCTCCCAAATCATTCAGTGGTTTTACCTAAAGATGTATCACTTGAAACACAATTAACTTCTAAAATTAATTTAAAAATCCCTTTGATTTCAGCTGCCATGGATACCGTCACGGAAGCAAAGCTTGCAATAGCACTTGCTCAAGAAGGTGGCTTAGGCATTATTCACAAAAATATGACTATAGAAGCCCAAACCCAACAAATTAGAAAAGTAAAAAACTTTGAAAATGGAATGGTAAGAAATCCTATCACTGTTGCCCCAGAAACAACTTTAAGAGAATTACTTAAACTAATGGCAACTTACTCAATTTCAGGGATACCCGTTATCGAAAAGGATCGGTTAGTCGGTATAGTCACACATAGAGATATACGGTTCGAAGCAAGCTTAGATCAACCCGCATCTCAGGTAATGACACCTAAAGAAAGACTCATCACGGCTAAAGAACAAGCTACCTCAGAAGAAATAATAGATTTACTGCATCGCCATCGTTTAGAAAAAATCTTAATTGTCGACAATCAATTTCGATGCCGTGGCTTAATGACAGCAAAAGATTTGCAAAAAACTAAAGAAAAACCTTTCGCAACTAAGGATCAACGCGGACAATTATGCGTAGGTGCGGCGGTAGGTATAGGTGCTAGTGCTAAGAAACGCGCAATATCTTTGATTGAAACTGGTGTGGATATACTCTGTGTTGATACCGCACATGGTCATGCGCAAAGCGTTATCGATATGATCAAGTGGTTAAAAGATGAATACCCAGATGTTTCTCTCATAGCAGGAAATATCGCTACTGCTGAAGCAGCACAGGCCTTAGCTACAGCAGGCGCAGATGCTATAAAAGTGGGGGTGGGGCCTGGGTCAATTTGTACAACTCGAATTGTGACGGGTGTCGGCGTTCCTCAAATTACAGCTATCATGAATGTTTCTGCTGCTCTAAAGGGCAAACCTGTAACTATTATCGCTGATGGTGGAATTCGTTATTCAGGAGATCTTTGTAAAGCATTGGCAGCTGGTGCACATGCAGTCATGATTGGCAGCTTGTTTGCAGGCACTGAAGAGGCGCCTGGAGAAATAGAACTTTATCAAAGTCAACCTTACAAAGCGTATCGTGGCATGGGCTCCTTAGGGGCCATGCAGCAAGGATCATCCGATCGTTATTTTCAAGATACTTTGGAGTCAAACAAACTCGTTCCTGAAGGTATAGAAGGAAGAATACCCTATAAAGGCCCTTTGCAAACAGTCATTCACCATTTGTTAGGTGGAGTTAGAGCGGGTATGGGCTATACAGGAAGTGTTGATCTTGCTGATCTCCATAAAAAAGCACAATTTATAAAACTAACAGCTGCTGGCATAAGAGAAAGTCATGTTCATAATGTGGCAATTACCAAAGAAGCTCCTAATTATTACCGAGAAGATTAA
- the rlmN gene encoding 23S rRNA (adenine(2503)-C(2))-methyltransferase RlmN, translating into MNVPLKNLLDFDRDGMELFFQELGEKPYRAQQVLKWIHQKGKDIDMMSDLSKSLRSKLRSLAQINLPEIVFEKQSDDGTRKWLLRLSDGNCIETVFIPEVSRGTLCVSSQVGCALNCSFCSTAQQGFSRNLTVAEIIGQVWLAVRSLSDGSLRHDHTVSNIVMMGMGEPLLNFDNVVKAMNLMMDDFAYGFSKRRVTLSTSGIVPALRRLSEISEVALAVSLHAPNDELRDLLVPINKKYPLAELLEVCRNYFKGDNRRRITMEYVMLEGINDQPEHARQLIKILEGIPVKVNLIPFNPFPDTVYRRSSLATIENFKNILMRAGFNAITRKTRGEDIDAACGQLVGRVQDKSYRSRERQKVIPILIESSA; encoded by the coding sequence ATGAACGTACCCCTAAAGAATTTACTCGATTTTGATCGTGATGGGATGGAGCTATTTTTTCAAGAATTAGGAGAAAAACCTTATCGAGCGCAGCAGGTTTTAAAATGGATTCATCAAAAGGGTAAGGATATCGATATGATGAGTGATTTAAGTAAATCATTGCGTTCAAAACTTAGATCATTAGCACAAATCAATTTACCAGAAATAGTTTTTGAAAAACAGTCTGATGATGGCACTCGAAAATGGTTGTTGCGACTGAGTGATGGTAATTGTATTGAAACTGTTTTTATCCCTGAAGTAAGTAGAGGCACTTTGTGCGTTTCATCACAAGTAGGCTGTGCATTGAATTGTAGTTTTTGTTCAACCGCGCAACAGGGATTTAGTCGTAATTTAACCGTAGCAGAAATTATTGGACAAGTATGGTTAGCAGTGCGGAGTTTGTCAGACGGATCTTTACGGCATGACCATACTGTCAGTAATATTGTGATGATGGGCATGGGAGAACCTTTATTAAATTTTGATAATGTTGTTAAAGCAATGAATTTAATGATGGATGACTTTGCCTATGGTTTTTCTAAACGCCGTGTTACTTTAAGTACTTCAGGTATAGTTCCTGCATTGCGACGATTATCTGAAATAAGTGAAGTAGCTCTTGCGGTATCTTTACATGCACCTAATGACGAACTAAGGGACCTTTTAGTTCCTATCAATAAAAAATATCCTCTTGCTGAATTATTAGAAGTATGTCGAAATTATTTTAAAGGGGATAATAGAAGACGTATTACTATGGAATATGTCATGCTAGAAGGAATTAATGATCAACCTGAACATGCGCGGCAATTAATAAAAATTTTAGAAGGCATTCCTGTTAAAGTAAATTTAATTCCCTTCAATCCTTTTCCTGATACGGTTTATCGTCGTTCTTCTCTTGCAACAATTGAAAATTTTAAAAATATTTTAATGAGAGCTGGATTTAATGCAATAACGCGAAAAACCAGAGGTGAAGATATTGATGCAGCTTGTGGTCAATTAGTAGGACGCGTTCAAGATAAAAGTTACCGTAGCAGAGAACGTCAAAAAGTAATTCCTATTTTAATTGAATCATCTGCATGA
- the hisS gene encoding histidine--tRNA ligase, with amino-acid sequence MIEKIQAIRGMNDILPLEIFTWQKVENSLRKLAKQYGYQEVRFPILEKTELFKRCIGDVTDIVEKEMYTFIDRNGESLSLRPEGTAGCVRAGIEQGLLYNQIQRWWYLGPMFRHERPQKGRYRQFHQFGMEVFGIGRPYIDAELILMTARLWDELGLKHQLSLQINSLGSSISRKSHKESLVNYFTQHLKYLDEDSQRRLQTNPLRILDSKNPKMQELIEKAPKLLDYLDSDSRQDFCTLQEILTNTHINFTINPRLVRGLDYYNKTVFEWILTNEQQAAQNTVCAGGRYDKLVEHLGGHATPAVGFAIGLERLINLLPKLNSATSISVPDIYFIAINDIAIQKALIFAEHLRAKLPAVTLMLDVSGDGIKSQFKRADKSGARFALILGDDEVKSNTFIIKNLREKSPQEIVSQDQTLKKLQECLIHE; translated from the coding sequence ATGATAGAAAAAATACAAGCGATTCGTGGCATGAATGATATTCTGCCGTTGGAAATCTTTACATGGCAGAAAGTTGAAAATAGTTTGCGTAAACTTGCTAAGCAATATGGATACCAAGAAGTTCGTTTTCCCATTCTAGAAAAAACTGAGTTGTTCAAACGTTGTATTGGCGATGTAACTGATATTGTTGAAAAGGAGATGTACACTTTCATTGATCGTAATGGCGAAAGTTTATCTCTAAGACCTGAAGGAACTGCGGGTTGTGTTCGAGCTGGTATAGAACAAGGTTTACTTTACAATCAAATTCAACGTTGGTGGTATTTAGGCCCCATGTTTCGGCATGAACGACCTCAGAAAGGCCGCTATAGACAGTTCCATCAATTTGGCATGGAAGTGTTTGGTATAGGTCGTCCTTATATTGATGCCGAATTAATTTTGATGACAGCACGTCTTTGGGATGAATTAGGTTTAAAACATCAATTAAGTTTGCAAATTAATTCATTGGGGTCTTCAATTTCACGTAAGTCACATAAAGAAAGCTTAGTTAATTATTTTACTCAACATCTAAAATATTTAGATGAGGACTCTCAGCGGCGATTACAAACCAATCCATTACGTATTTTGGATAGTAAAAACCCTAAGATGCAGGAACTCATTGAAAAAGCACCTAAGTTACTTGATTACCTTGATTCTGATTCTCGACAAGATTTTTGTACTTTACAAGAAATACTTACGAATACACATATTAATTTTACCATTAATCCTCGTTTGGTCAGAGGCTTAGATTATTACAATAAAACAGTTTTTGAATGGATTTTGACAAATGAACAGCAAGCTGCTCAAAATACAGTTTGTGCAGGAGGTCGATACGATAAACTAGTAGAACATCTAGGTGGACATGCCACACCGGCAGTAGGTTTTGCCATAGGCTTAGAACGTTTGATTAATTTATTACCTAAATTAAATTCTGCAACATCCATCTCTGTTCCGGATATTTATTTTATTGCAATAAATGATATTGCTATTCAAAAAGCTTTAATTTTTGCAGAACATTTACGAGCAAAGTTGCCTGCTGTTACTTTGATGCTTGATGTGAGCGGAGATGGGATTAAATCTCAATTTAAACGTGCAGATAAAAGTGGGGCGCGTTTTGCTTTAATTTTAGGGGATGATGAAGTAAAGTCTAACACTTTCATTATTAAAAACTTAAGAGAAAAAAGTCCACAAGAAATCGTCTCCCAAGATCAGACGTTAAAAAAACTGCAGGAATGTTTAATACATGAATGA
- the bamB gene encoding outer membrane protein assembly factor BamB, which translates to MNKIYICGLFICVFFLTACAGLGDDNTPMPAALTAYPFQLQPVLIWSIATGRGMDDDYLHLRPVIQQNQIFVASKSGLVTALDLAHGRKIWQKNIKQVITSGPAVNDGMVVIVTKQPKVIALAADTGDVLWQAILPNQILAPPTTGQGQVIVKTVDGQVLALDLQNGELLWSYEHGSPMLILRPSSAPQIIDNRVIVGFSDGKLAALNLRNGSLLWERNIAFPQGVTAADQLIDIAVDPILSCDVVYVVTYQGQLAAVSLRSGRILWQRSFSSYSGLTIGNSLYITDTDGVVWAFNRSTGELLWQQKVLKHRGLTAPALYGNSLIIGDQEGYIHWLAQSDGHLLARDLVHENASIIADPVVDYPMVCILTREGGLSAWTHTSLPV; encoded by the coding sequence ATGAATAAAATTTATATTTGCGGTCTTTTTATTTGCGTATTCTTTTTAACAGCTTGTGCGGGTTTAGGGGATGATAATACACCTATGCCAGCAGCTTTGACTGCATATCCTTTCCAACTTCAACCAGTATTAATATGGTCTATAGCAACCGGCAGAGGTATGGACGATGACTATTTACATTTAAGGCCTGTTATTCAACAAAATCAAATTTTTGTTGCGAGTAAATCCGGTCTAGTAACCGCTTTAGATTTAGCGCATGGTCGTAAAATATGGCAAAAAAATATTAAGCAAGTTATTACGAGTGGCCCAGCTGTTAATGATGGAATGGTTGTTATCGTTACTAAGCAACCTAAAGTGATAGCTTTAGCAGCGGATACAGGAGATGTCTTATGGCAAGCAATCTTGCCTAATCAAATATTAGCTCCTCCCACTACCGGACAAGGTCAAGTTATTGTTAAAACGGTAGATGGGCAAGTATTGGCATTAGACTTACAAAACGGTGAATTATTATGGTCTTATGAGCATGGTTCACCTATGTTAATCCTAAGACCAAGTAGCGCACCACAAATTATAGATAATAGGGTTATAGTTGGTTTTTCAGATGGTAAATTAGCCGCGCTGAATCTAAGGAACGGTAGTTTACTATGGGAGCGAAATATTGCGTTTCCACAAGGGGTGACTGCCGCCGATCAATTAATTGATATAGCTGTGGATCCAATATTATCTTGCGATGTAGTTTACGTAGTGACTTATCAAGGCCAACTAGCAGCAGTTTCTTTACGGTCTGGACGAATTTTATGGCAAAGAAGTTTTTCAAGTTATTCGGGTCTTACAATAGGAAATAGCTTGTATATAACAGATACTGATGGCGTTGTATGGGCCTTCAATCGTTCCACGGGTGAATTGCTTTGGCAGCAAAAGGTATTAAAACATCGAGGTTTAACCGCTCCGGCTTTATATGGCAATAGTTTAATTATAGGTGACCAAGAAGGCTATATTCATTGGCTTGCTCAATCAGATGGCCATCTCTTAGCAAGGGATCTTGTTCATGAAAATGCCAGTATTATAGCAGATCCAGTCGTAGATTATCCGATGGTATGTATCTTAACTAGGGAAGGTGGTTTATCTGCTTGGACGCATACAAGCTTGCCTGTATGA
- the pilW gene encoding type IV pilus biogenesis/stability protein PilW gives MISILKQFIIIILIVTLTACSVFSKSKTQVSGLQASDVNVQLGLAYLENGDVQRAHQKLLLAEQQSPGSLQAKGAMGYFLESTGSLSSADAYYRRAITLNPKSGAAQNNYGTFLCRRGRYAEADQHFLLALQDPNYLNTAQVYENAGLCAMQIPDTEKALGYFTQSITQDPKRAISWLELGRINYQAKNYPQAQQYLDHYMQLVKEPTANALWLGAVLARNLGNQTAAGSYTLMLQTRFPNSDAYKALIHTPKLKTKHKSKQLYY, from the coding sequence ATGATTTCGATATTAAAGCAATTCATTATCATTATTTTAATAGTAACGCTTACAGCTTGTAGTGTTTTTTCCAAATCTAAAACACAAGTATCCGGTTTGCAAGCATCCGATGTAAATGTTCAGCTAGGTTTAGCTTATTTAGAAAATGGTGATGTACAACGTGCACATCAAAAATTATTGCTCGCTGAACAACAATCACCTGGATCCTTGCAGGCAAAAGGGGCTATGGGTTATTTCCTAGAAAGTACAGGAAGTTTGTCTTCTGCAGATGCCTATTATCGTCGAGCGATAACACTTAATCCAAAATCCGGTGCTGCACAAAATAATTATGGTACTTTTTTGTGTCGTCGTGGTCGTTACGCGGAAGCGGATCAACACTTTTTATTGGCATTACAAGACCCTAATTATCTTAATACGGCTCAAGTCTATGAAAATGCAGGTTTATGCGCTATGCAGATACCTGATACTGAAAAAGCCTTAGGGTATTTTACACAATCAATTACTCAGGACCCAAAACGGGCGATCTCTTGGTTGGAATTAGGAAGAATAAATTATCAAGCCAAAAACTATCCACAAGCTCAGCAATATTTAGATCATTATATGCAGCTTGTTAAAGAGCCTACAGCTAATGCTTTATGGTTGGGCGCTGTTTTAGCCAGAAATTTAGGAAATCAAACAGCTGCAGGTAGTTATACCTTAATGTTACAAACAAGATTCCCAAACTCTGACGCCTATAAAGCATTAATTCATACACCTAAATTAAAAACCAAACATAAAAGTAAACAACTATATTATTAA
- the ndk gene encoding nucleoside-diphosphate kinase produces MTIQKTLSIIKPDAVRKNRIGEITKRFENSGLKVIAARMERLKQDQAEKFYEIHKDRSFFNELVEFMCSGPVMIQVLEGVNAILKNRELMGATDPQQALPGTIRADFAETVGQNAVHGSDSIETAKQEIAFFFMPDQCFGEGSK; encoded by the coding sequence ATGACAATTCAAAAGACCCTTTCTATTATTAAGCCTGATGCGGTAAGAAAAAATCGTATTGGCGAGATTACTAAAAGATTTGAAAATTCAGGATTAAAAGTTATTGCAGCCAGAATGGAGAGGCTGAAGCAAGATCAAGCTGAAAAATTTTATGAAATCCATAAAGATAGGTCTTTTTTTAATGAATTGGTTGAGTTTATGTGTTCAGGGCCAGTGATGATACAGGTTTTAGAGGGAGTTAATGCGATTCTAAAAAATCGTGAACTGATGGGAGCTACTGACCCACAACAAGCACTCCCAGGTACAATTCGTGCAGATTTTGCAGAAACTGTTGGTCAAAATGCAGTTCATGGATCTGATAGTATTGAGACAGCTAAACAAGAAATTGCTTTTTTTTTCATGCCAGATCAATGTTTTGGTGAAGGTTCTAAATAA
- a CDS encoding glycerophosphodiester phosphodiesterase, with translation MFPHYQVNAKPLVIAHRGGAGLWPENTLFALQEAAKLGADLSEIDIHMTRDGVLVAIHDESVDRTTNAKGLVQDLTLAELKKLDAGYRWTSDEGHTFPFRDQGIKIPSLNEIFAAFPKQVINIEIKQNDPPIVAALRELINQHKKTKQVLVSAFNSRTMKVVRRLCHNIATAGTQAELDRFSKLSKLFLTRPFLLSATALEVPYEMITAHFVKAAHKKNIRVDVWTVNEVEEMERLLALEVDGILTDFPDRMLNLLQKAEQGSVNR, from the coding sequence ATGTTTCCACATTATCAGGTTAATGCAAAACCGCTTGTTATTGCTCATCGTGGAGGAGCGGGGTTATGGCCTGAAAATACTTTATTTGCATTGCAGGAGGCTGCAAAACTAGGAGCAGATTTAAGTGAGATTGATATTCATATGACTCGGGATGGGGTTTTAGTTGCTATCCATGATGAATCAGTCGATCGTACAACGAACGCTAAAGGATTAGTACAAGATCTCACATTAGCTGAATTGAAAAAATTAGACGCAGGGTATCGTTGGACTAGTGATGAAGGTCATACATTTCCTTTTCGGGATCAAGGAATAAAAATTCCAAGTTTAAATGAAATTTTTGCTGCTTTTCCAAAGCAAGTTATCAATATAGAGATAAAACAAAATGATCCACCTATTGTAGCAGCATTAAGGGAGCTTATAAATCAGCATAAAAAAACTAAACAGGTATTAGTATCTGCTTTTAACTCACGGACTATGAAAGTAGTGCGCAGGCTTTGTCATAACATTGCTACCGCAGGTACACAAGCTGAGTTGGATCGCTTTTCTAAATTGAGCAAACTATTTTTAACGCGGCCTTTTTTATTATCTGCTACTGCCTTAGAAGTCCCTTATGAGATGATAACTGCACATTTTGTAAAAGCGGCGCATAAAAAAAATATACGGGTGGATGTTTGGACGGTTAATGAAGTAGAAGAAATGGAAAGACTACTGGCTTTAGAGGTAGATGGTATATTAACGGATTTCCCGGATAGAATGCTGAACTTGCTTCAAAAGGCTGAGCAGGGGTCAGTTAATAGATGA